Proteins co-encoded in one Gleimia hominis genomic window:
- a CDS encoding CsbD family protein, whose translation MSAEDKIENKAENLGGKVKEGVGKVTDDKGLKSEGKADQASSKIKDAFETAKDKVEELGEDAKAGFNKLKDEITGDDK comes from the coding sequence ATGTCAGCAGAAGATAAGATTGAGAACAAGGCCGAGAACCTAGGCGGCAAAGTAAAAGAGGGTGTCGGCAAAGTAACCGACGACAAGGGTTTGAAGTCCGAAGGTAAAGCAGACCAGGCTTCGTCCAAGATCAAGGATGCGTTCGAGACCGCTAAGGATAAGGTTGAGGAGCTCGGCGAAGACGCAAAAGCGGGCTTCAACAAACTGAAGGATG